In the Arachis ipaensis cultivar K30076 chromosome B04, Araip1.1, whole genome shotgun sequence genome, TATCATCTTCGGAGAAAGTTGGTAAGAGATGGAAGGAATACCAAGGAATAAGAAACTGGGACGGTTTATTAGACCCATTGGACGATAACCTACGTGCTGAAATCCTACGGTACGGTCACTTCGTTGAAGCTGCATACAAATCCTTCGAGCTCGATCCTTCTTCTCCAAACTATGCCAATTGCAGGTTCCCAAAGACCACACTTTTCGAACGTTGCGGTTTGCCCAACACTGGTTACAAGGTGACCAAACACCTCCGTGCAACTTCGGGTATTCAGTTACCGAATTGGATCGACAAAGCACCGAGTTGGTTCGGAACACAATCGAGCTACGTTGGTTATGTTGCTGTTTGCGACAACAAAGAAGAGATCAAAAGGCTTGGAAGAAGAGACGTTGTTATTGCTTTTAGAGGAACAACAACGTGCTTGGAATGGCTCGAGAATTTGCGCGCCAATCTAACGCTTTTACCATGCAACATGATCGAAGAAAAACATCAACAAAATGTGGCTAATAACAATCGAAATACTGGACCAATGGTGGAAAGTGGGTTCTTGAGCCTCTACACAAGCAGCGTTAACTCATCACTCATGAGTTTGCAAGAGATGGTTAGAGAAGAAATTGGAAGGATTCTCCGAATTTACGACGATGGAGAGCCGTTAAGTTTGACCATCACCGGACACAGTTTGGGAGCGGCTCTAGCAACGCTCGCAGCTTATGATGCGAGAGCTGCATTTCCCAAACTGTGTTCGGCGACGGTTATCTCATTCGGCGGCCCTCGCGTCGGAAATCGGAGTTTCCGAACATCCCTTGACAAACAAGGAACAAAAGTACTGAGAATAGTGAACCGTGACGATGTTATAACTAAAGTTCCCGGGTTTGTTTTCGATGATGTGGAAAATTCAGGTGGTGATGTGGCAAATAACGGTGGGTTCCACGTGGCAGGGTTGCCAAGCTGGATTCAAAAAAGAGCAGAGGAAACACAATGGGTGTACTCTGAGGTCGGGGAAGAACTAAGACTTAGTAGTAAGAATTCTCCATACTTAAAGGGTGTCAATGTTGCCACGTGTCATAATTTGAACACATATCTTCACCTTGTTGATGGATTTGTGAGCTCCACGTGTCCCTTTAGATCCACGGCAAAGAGGTTCCTTCAGCGGCCATGACTCGTTATAAtaatagtttaaaaaaaaaaaactatagaagagaaaaatagagaaaaagaaaaactaaaattgaaTTATTCATAAGATTGCCTTCATTCTTTTGGAATACATGATTCAATGATGTCTTCATGATTCTTGATTAGATATATACACTTTTGTCTTTTGCACTGTTTATCTACCAAACTCTTGAAAGTATTGATTGCACAAGACTCTCCATAGGTAGGTACCAGCATAGAGGATAATGTAATGCATTATTATTCATTAGATTGTATAGTTTAATTTTCTCACATAATTTTAGGATATTAATGTAAATTTTGTATATATGATGATAATGTATCTTAATTACTTTGTCCACTAATATCGAAAAGAGAAGTAGAACGAATATGTGTCTAACGAGAtattgcaaaaaagaaaaaaaatgctaaGCGAACCACTGAGGGTGtacaattgattttttttttatacaactgataaaaaaaaactaattaaatatcTGATGATAATTAAAATATCATAGTATAAAAGAAAGACAAGAATGAATAATTTGAAGTTAAAACTATATATAATAAAAGTGCATGGCTACATATGCTTCTGTGATTTTAATAAtggaataaaaaaagatatttgtcAAAGTTATTTTTTCCACCGCAAGAAATATCAGAGTTGTGTTTCTCAAATAAATTggctgaaaaaagaaaaagcaagtatagGCAATAAATGAAATAGGGATCACAAAACCTGAGTTGTAATTGAACTAGAAATGGGTAACGAGAGAGGCCCCATTATTTACATGGCCCCAATTGGTTCATTTTTTGATAGATCTAAAATAAAAGAGAGTTCATTCATGAGTGCTTTAATTTCCACCATCGAGGTTCCGCAGTGTCCACATCAATTAAGTTTCTAACGAAAGCTACTTCCAATATATACATAGAAGATTATTTAACCGTGTAAGGAAAACAACTCTTATCTATATGGAAATGCAATGCCCCCAAAGAAAAACATTACCTTAAAATTTTACAACATTCGCCATTCTTCTATTCAGATACTTCCTAAGCCTAACACTTTTGTGATGTTGGATCGGATACTTGTATCATCATCATGATATTTTCAATTCATATCTATCAAATAATACCaatatcttttctcttcttttttcatcTCATCTCATGCTATTGGCTTGGCCACCATCATCTAGTGACTAGTACGTCCCAATCATGTCCAAGTAGAAGAGGGACAATATTTTTGTGTTGCCATTGGATATGGCTTTCAATTTGGTACTAGGTCAGAAAGTTTGTGACCCAGTTGGTGTTTAGGATAATTCCCATTTCCCAACATTCAATAAGTCTCTCTTTTCATTTTATAGTATAGAAGATATCAAGATTCATTGAATTATGAATGTATCAAGTTTTCAAAGTAAAAATTTTTTATCAAGTGGaaagaatatatttttttatttctttgatgAGTTATGTTATTTGAATGTAAGAAATTACTACTTTTTAGACAACCAATGAGAATTAagagttaaaaaaaatatttgttagtTGAAGTAAAAAAATTCAtctaaatttataaataattaactacACATATTNNNNNNNNNNNNNNNNNNNNNNNNNNNNNNNNNNNNNNNNNNNNNNNNNNNNNNNNNNNNNNNNNNNNNNNNNNNNNNNNNNNNNNNNNNNNNNNNNNNNNNNNNNNNNNNNNNNNNNNNNNNNNNNNNNNNNNNNNNNNNNNNNTCTTtattgaacaaaaaaattagtataagacaaaaaaaaattatacaaaatatttaaataaatttaaaagagatTCTTTACTTGAGAGTGCGTGTTAGAGTAAATATAAATATTCATCTGTTTTTTTTATTAACCTAAATTTATTGAACAAATAATTTGATGTGAACACAAATAATATATACTTTTCTTTCACTTTGTGCTTATCAAATCATCCGTTTTCCAAGGGAGTGCGCATGAACCATTAGCAATCATCAATGGGGTGTCTAAAACAAATCAAAGAATGGGTCAATTTTAATAATAAAGTCAAAATAACGATACATATGAATGGAATTGTAGCTTCTGCAATACATGTAAGTAACGGTAAGTCAATGCACATGATGATCACATACATTGCATTTATGAAAAAAATTGGAGTCAAAAAGTTGTTGAACATTTTAGTACAGTTACAAATGATAGCTATAGTTTTGATTTCACTTAATTTGTTAACAAATTGATGGATTAGTCGGTCTCCAATTTTGATCTTAAATAGTCAAAAACGTATCACATAGGTCAATATGGAAAAGTAGTTTATTATATCTGAGCCAAGAATAAATTCAACTATCAACTTTGGTATCATTTCAATGTATATTAGGCATCAACGACCTAGCTAGAACTATATGTTAAAGTAATCTTATATTGattaaaaacaataataaaaaaaagctatgcatatATACATGAACAACAATGCTAGGGAACAAAGAGGGTACCAGCAAAAAATTAGTTAAATGTCTTTGGGTGAATCCAAAACCTCTATGTAGATGGTGCTTATGTTAGGCATTAGAATGTTTCTTctactaagtatcagaatgtttctttttcatgctaaatggatgttcttttatatattttataaatttttttatatactaagaatcgAGATTGTTAGAAATTCCGTGATCTCTACCCCTATTTCTCCAACGTAtcattgaaaattttaatttgggggtgagaagcaattaatatcaaatattataaattaattaagttgtttattgTGACTGATCACctcttggttccatatacttttccatacACGTGACACGAATTATCCAATACTGCATCACATAATTAAGATTTATCATTCAACAATGTTGAACATGTATCTTTGATAGAGATAAGGACTCATTATACATTAGGATTAGTGAGATTACTTAGAAATCAAGAATTGTAATTAGTCCTTATCTCTGTCAATCTTCTATGGAGGCTGTAATTGTCAACATTGTTGCACGCTCAAATATGTATTCATATAAGTTGCTTATGTGAGTGAAATATGCTTATTATATTATGTTACTTCTTATACCAATGATTGACTACTTATTTATACAATTAATACCGAGATTATTACTTACTTTTCGTCAACAACTTAAAACGCTTTAAGTAAATTTTCTTTGAACAAACAAAGTTTTGAGTCTTTGATACTCTATATATATATTAAGGTTCGAACACATATACAAATGTTAGGCAATTTTGCACAAAAATGATGCATATATGTTGATTAAGTCTTGGCATCTTCTTGTTCTTTCTATCTTTGAATTCCTCTCTATCACTGTTCCTTTCTATGACGTGGTAATTAATTACTTCATAGAGCGTGAGTAATCATGAGGAAACTCCTTTTCTTTTTGTGATCGTTTAGTCCTACTCAGTCCTTAGAACATTTTCTTTTATAGATAATACTAGCAATAGTAAAATTTTCTAAGGTTGTGACTTAACGAAATTAGCATAAGATTCGTAATGAGTGGCCACTCTTAATTACTACACAACTCAAGTTATTGAGACTTTGACATTTGCTAGGTTGACATAGAATcaagaaattattattattattattattattattattattgatccGTTACCCAATCCTTGGCCCACAACAACAATCTCGGAACCCAGCAGAGATAACTTCTCTAAGATAACCGCTCCACTCAAGCTGTCACTATCCCAATAAACTCGGATAGCAACCAGCATGGATTACGTCAAACCAATAACAAATTTGATACGAATAACAGATTAAATAACAAacaatcaaatatatatatactagcaTGTAACTAGTCAAAAGGTACGCAATTCATTTTAGTCTTATTCTGAACTCTCTCACTCATACTTGAGTGTTGGAGTCCTTGAACTCTTTCACTCATACTTATTTGAGTGTTGGAGTCCTTTTTTAGGTACCCAACGCCGCCTCCCGAGAAGAAGATAACATTCTGCCCTTCCACTTCCAGGGAAAGCAGGTTCAAATATCCACAGAGCGAACTATACCTCGGAGTTCACTTTTACACaggaacaattattattattattattatcattattattattattattattattattattattattattattattattatcaattttGTTGAGATAAGAATCTCCCCTTTTGCACTTTTCATGATCCACACGGTCATGCCATGGCTTACGTTTGTTTATTTTCGTATACATCATCATCTAAGTCATTGATTAATTAGTCAAGTGTTGTCCATAATAGGGCAGTGCAACTAACACCAATAAATCAATTAATCTTTCATATACACTGGATGGACATTAATTAGTGGACCATGTTCTATGAATGAAGTAAAAGTGATGACCTAATTATGAAGAAAAGTGTCTCTCGTCCAAAATAGTTTGTTACTTAATTAGCTTACACAAATGAAGCACGTTAAaagatattgaattattttcGGTTTATTATTTCAAGCAATTCATCAACTTTTGAGATAAATTTGGAAGGAATCACGGTAAAAGGATCTTCCTCAAATTAAGGACGAGATTCTCTTCTAATTCAcacaaaaaatttgaaatttcctATAATATTAGAAAGATTTCGATGAACTACTATAATAAGGGTATGATTCACTCACCATCGCATAATCACCAAATTCATTATTAATTACATATATTACATATAATACAAACACTTCAACGGGTTAATTAGACCtaatttgaaaatcaaaatcCCCAGAACTTGGAGACACTTCCCTGTGACAAAGAAACTCAACATAGTTTCGTATTTTGATATTGCAAATTCAAGTTCTACGAATAGAGAACCAGGTaactctaaccctaatttctttCTTAGAGATAATTTTATGATGGATGAGTTTATTATAAACCACACATTATCAACATAGGGCTAGTACGTCTTAGTGCATGTGCATGTAGAAATACATCTCtactttatgtttttttttttaagcacGACGATCCGTCTTCATAACTTGTTATGAATGGCACTGTTTATTATTAGGTAGGTCTCATGCATTACATGATACAATTTTTTGGCGGCTTTTCATGTGAaatgataatatataatatactaCTCTTTTTGCTATGATAGACATTTGATGGTTTGAATTTCCATGGCTCTTGTAAGGgccaaaaattgaaaaagataaagaaagaaaaCGAAGACCTAATAATAACACAAATAAAACAAATGGGTCCCATTAGAAAGGAACAAAGTTGTATGATTGGCCAAATCACTCAAGAACCTTGGTCCCACCAACCCCCTAGCTAGACAAAGACAACAAAATTGggtccaaaagaaaaaaaagattaatAGTGGTATGATTGGCTAAATTAATACTCAAGAAAAATTGGACCCATTATTATTCTTCATATATCTCTTCACTAGACAATGGTATTTGGGTGTGTTGGGTTTTCGCATGAGATGCGTTTTGTCAATAAGTAAAACGTGAAAAGGCCTAATTTGAAGTGAATGTGATATAGTATTATGTTTGAGCTACTATATGAGTTGAGGAAAGGGAAATTCCATGCAATTCATGTTTAAATCAATTGCTTTTGGTCATTTCAATTTACATTATTTTACCTTACATGTGCAATTGATTTTACTATTTACCTTCTAATTTGTCTCATGATAAATGAGGCAAACGTGGAGTAATGCATCTTTTCATGTTTTCTCCAAAgctttaatatttattattttgatgacTAAGTTACAACATTTTAGTATCTCAATAATTTAGTTTAAGGAAAGACATTATTGTTCGGTACAAAGTCTTATATAATTTTTGTCATATTTTACCTAGTCTAGAATCCTACTTGGCTACAAATAGAGAACATATTTTTCCTTGCTAGCTATAGAGATTTTATTTGGATAGTTTATATGCAtacttaatttttaattaaaagagcAAAATCAAAAGTATAAACTTTCAAATTTTCATTTGCTGANNNNNNNNNNNNNNNNNNNNNNNNNNNNNNNNNNNNNNNNNNNNNNNNNNNNNNNNNNNNNNNNNNNNNNNNNNNNNNNNNNNNNNNNNNNNNNNNNNNNNNNNNNNNNNNNNNNNNNNNNNNNNNNNNNNNNNNNNNNNNNNNNNNNNNNNNNNNNNNNNNNNNNNNNNNNNNNNNNNNNNNNNNNNNNNNNNNNNNNNNNNNNNNNNNNNNNNNNNNNNNNNNNNNNNNNNNNNNNNNNNNNNNNNNNNNNNNNNNNNNNNNNNNNNNNNNNNNNNNNNNNNNNNNNNNNNNNNNNNNNNNNNNNNNNNNNNNNNNNNNNNNNNNNNNNNNNNNNNNNNNNNNNNNNNNNNNNNNNNNNNNNNNNNNNNNNNNNNNNNNNNNNNNNNNNNNNNNNNNNNNNNNNNNNNNNNNNNNNNNNNNNGATTtccgttttattttttatttttaatattttttgttaagaaaataaaaatataaaattttatttttttgtttttacttttttttttgttcttcacaattttaaaaatagaaaacactaaaaacaaaaACACCCTAAGAGTCCCAATTTAATTTGTTCGTGAGTCTTAATAGTAATAGATAACTTGTTTACAatgtttggtaattttttattttattttccgtCTTCTTTTAATTTCAGGTAGAAGTTAAGGGAACTCTAAACCTATCACCCGAAATCTAAAGATGGCCGACAAAGATACATATATGGTTTTCATTCTAACTTCAACAATTTTTTTTAGCAAACATTATATCTCTTTCAACTATTCATTTGGTTAGATTAAATCTAATTTTGATTATTGATTTgtgatcctttttttttttttaatcttgaaAGGAATGTATACTTAAAATCGATACTTCACCAGGGTGGCAGCAATCCTTGACTAAAGTTTTGACCAGCTTTCAAGCTCAGGGTAAAATCTTTCTCAGCGAATAATGCAATTGTTATTGCAAAATACTAAGAGTTTTAAATTTATGTTTCACTTCTATAATATATGATCTTAATATTAGTTATCATTCTCTATAACAAGTTGAGTATATTTGATGTACATGAATACATGATTATTGAGCTACCAAAATACAAATTATAGCATATTCAGaatgttaataatttttttaccaCATTAAAAATGTCTAAATTTTGGTCACTTTTCTTCAATAATGATAAGATTtgaattgattttaaaattaattttaggtGTATATTTAAAATGCATTATATTGCGTATATATTGATTatttaaaaatagaataattGATCTTGATAATTGATATGATTGTTaattaacctttaaaattaaatcaattgatgtcaaacttttcaaaatttgaacTTGAGGTTCAATTCAAATAATACGAAGCAATTAAATAATAGATACAtgagatttgaaaaataaaataaaatcatttttttctcattttaaacacatttttctttttcttatttcgaATACATTTCTGGTCTCATTTTATTTTCCTCCCTGTTTTGCTAGGTTTAGCTTATGAGATAATTCCATCGTCTGGATTCATATATTTGAAAGGCAAAACAAACCCACAAATAATTCTGGCTAAGATTATGAGGGGTGGCCGCAACCATGCTACAATTCATTGGATAAATTATGGCCTTCCAAAAGATAATAATCAAATTAATCATTTTCAAGATTCATTTGGTTATGGGACTTATAACAATGGATTATTCTACCCAAATTCATATCACTCTTGGTATAATAATAACCTCCTTGATCAACAATTTCCACAAATTGGTTTCCCACAACGGCAACAAGCTCTTGAAAATGAACCTATTAGTGAGACGAGATCAAGTAGCTCATCATCATCAACTTGTTCTCTTCATCATCATAGTCCATGTCCGGTGCATTCGCGCCGCCACAACCATACTCCTTCACCGCTCCCAATTCGGCTGGTGGCCGCCGATGATCAAGCTACCAATAATAAAACTGGCCGCCCCAAACATTCCTCCATGAAGAAAATATTTAGCAAGATACACgtttggtgttgcaaaatgtAATCATTTTAgaggtgaaaattcaggtgtagttaatttcacgtgaagttgatagctgatagccgttagataaaaatttagttaaattagtcaaatcatctaaccgccttcagttatcaatttcaaGTGAAATCGACTGCACTTGAATTTTCACCCATTTTAGATACTAATTAATTACTAAGTTGCATTGTCTTTTAAGTGTAGACACCCCTATTATTAGTTTGAAAATATTtggtaattaaaaaatattagttaaaaattgtcaacatttattatttttaattttatttaatataatatattttataataaataaatattaaataaaataaatttaaattgtttAGACGGATTATTTTTGTCTCTCTAGCTAGCCCTACCGTGATAAATTATTGTCTACTTAAATCATATTATCGACAATATTGTTCAGTGCTTATCAGATGTATTTTAGTCTGGTGATGATCGAGCTTATACTTTGGttgcttattattggttatataaTTTTTGAGACGTCGTatattcttttatatataaattaaggGTTCAGTTCTTCATAACAACCTCAAATATCCGCCTCCCATCACCCCCATgacccaaaaaataaaaaataacaagaaaataaactaaaatgaaAGTTTAACTACTGTGGAGAATAATGGAATGAGGTAAAATAAACTGGATTTAAAGTTTGACTAAATTCATAAATCCGTATAGGATAGTATGTATCAGATAAAAGTGTAAATAAGTTAAAATATACGCATTAAttgatatataaaaaatttatcatTGCAATTTTTATGGGGATCTTGAATATATACCTGCTTTTTAAGATGCTAATTAttaaaattgtaaaggaaaaatgggtgaaactaaaatattatttttatttcaaatgtTGGAgaaatttatatttaagaatacaATAATAAAGACTAATAATGATAAAGAACAGTAATAATAATATGCATTAAATgactttaattataattttttgtttctttttaattcatttttatcattaacgGAGTTAGCAAACGTGAAAACCTAGCTTGTGTAATAGGTTTATCTACTAGATGGATTTTGAAGGCCGTTTTCTCTCTCAGAGGTCAAAAATCACAACTCTAGTTCAATTACAAGTACAATTAAGATAGGTTAAGGAAATTTACTGACATTTCAATTCGACCTTAACACGGTACCTATGTCGAAAGAAGTTGAAGAATAATTTGAATAACAGACGGACTCACGCGATGTGATTGTTGCTAGTCAACCAATTTTCAAGAATATGAAAATCTAGCTTTGATGAGATATGGCAAtaaattgatttaatttttttttgtgtgtttttatatGCATTTATAATTACAGCGTACTAACTAAGTTTATACACATAACATTCATAAGTTCatatacataacatccataattacatacaactaatatataaaaattaaattcatatttattagatattacatctatacacatatcattttttagtttttgaataaGTAACTATCAAGTTAACAtagatgtttttaaattttattataattgaatttgaaaaaatgtCAAATTCTAATATTAATTTATTCCattgataaatttactcataacatccat is a window encoding:
- the LOC107637224 gene encoding phospholipase A(1) DAD1, chloroplastic-like, with the protein product MTLFTTMTPLNNHTSPVLHHHHSSLTTATKTTRPMCITLIQQTPTKKHSYSSHDETLRKMERMMNLPSPPLSSSEKVGKRWKEYQGIRNWDGLLDPLDDNLRAEILRYGHFVEAAYKSFELDPSSPNYANCRFPKTTLFERCGLPNTGYKVTKHLRATSGIQLPNWIDKAPSWFGTQSSYVGYVAVCDNKEEIKRLGRRDVVIAFRGTTTCLEWLENLRANLTLLPCNMIEEKHQQNVANNNRNTGPMVESGFLSLYTSSVNSSLMSLQEMVREEIGRILRIYDDGEPLSLTITGHSLGAALATLAAYDARAAFPKLCSATVISFGGPRVGNRSFRTSLDKQGTKVLRIVNRDDVITKVPGFVFDDVENSGGDVANNGGFHVAGLPSWIQKRAEETQWVYSEVGEELRLSSKNSPYLKGVNVATCHNLNTYLHLVDGFVSSTCPFRSTAKRFLQRP